In the genome of Arachis stenosperma cultivar V10309 chromosome 2, arast.V10309.gnm1.PFL2, whole genome shotgun sequence, the window CCTAGCCAAGTGATATAAGCCCGCCGTCTCTAGATACGGTATGATACGCTCGTGTAAAGGCATATTCTGTTGTCTTCTCACACCACTAATAACCCTAGCAGGCTGTAAAAAGATAGATAGCGAACTCTCAACAGACAACAATAGCAACAATTTACAgtaatatcaataaaaaaccCTAAGCATAACAACAATAGAGAAAATAACACTAACAATATTACTAACACCTAAGcctaaaaaattaattctaccaataatataaattacaaattcaataaatataaaaaactcACTATCATGATAACAGCAAGAAATTCTATTATAACtgttaaaatattaatttaacaTTTACCATTAATGATAAGaacattaaacaaaaaataataataaaaaattggttTAACCAACCTCTTGGTCGATAAATCCAGCCACATGCGCAACGCGGTTTAACCGGTACAACCGGTCTTCTTCTTCCATTGGTTCTCCACTAAACCGGTTCAACTTCTCAAACCAGCaacttaacaaaaaaaaattttttttttcctctctcACCCACCAACCTTCTCCTTACTCACAAATCTCACAAATGATCCGCCCTCACCAGCCACGGCTttgctatttatactactcaCTCATAAACCGTGGCTGCCTCTAGGGTTTTATGTTCGAAAGCATTTACCCATAAACCGTGGCtgcctaccacggtttatgcttTACATTCTCTTCACGTAAACCGTGGCTGCCTGCCACGGTTTACATACAACCTGATTTGATCATAAAACCTTCCtacctcccacggtttatgtaCATTTGGAATCCGTGGTTGCCTCCCACGGTTTCTATATAAATTGATTCAAGACAAAATGGTAACCAATTTCCAAATGTTGTAATTTGGTAAAGCTTTCAACCAATTGTTTTAAATTGGTAAATTGccctaaaaaaaaatattaaatctaTTGGATGTATTTGTTTTAACTTTTTTTCATTGGTAAAAATTCAGGTGCAGTAAATTTCAcatgaagttgataattgagattcgttaagtgatttaaataatttaattaaatttttatctaacgactctcaatttccaattttacataaaattgacTGTATTTGAATTTCTaccttttttattatataataaaagacTGATTAAATGAATAATTTGAAGGATGTGATAATTGGGTTTTTTGGGTATCATGAAGAGACGGCGTTTCGGGCTTCACAGTTTTTGGGCAATTAtagtaaaatttttgttttcagCCCAAAAAAGAACTAATGTTTTGTTAACGTTGGAAAAAGAAAATCGATGAATGTAAATATGAGAACCGTAAACCAATTTAGATCGGCctaattattagtttattagtCTATTTAACTAAATATTAGATATTcgaattttattatatatatatatatagtaatttattgactaacaataaatttttaaataaaattctaattaatgaCAAATTAGTTATTGATTTATCAGTTGGGAATTatcgtgaaaaaaaaaaacaaaatttgtaTTTCATGAATATTCCAAATgtattaaagaaaataaaaatataatcaaatgTTTATTAGGAGGATTAGGTATATTGAAAGGTAAGGAAAATGCTAGAAATGACAAAACATATATAAAAGGTTGGTTTATAaagtattataaaattttgaagaagCACTTTTTGATTTTGACCCATGTTGCACATTTTTATTGAGGAAGAGTATAGAGTATAATCACGTACATCACGATCAGCATATGATGAAATATTATGAAAATTGAAACAACATAACGGGTTTCCTGGAAGTGTGATTTGGTTCATTTTCATTAAGACACAAACCATCATTGTGTCCAGCTTCTCAGAATCTGCTTATTCTGTTATCATAACTTCCATTCCTAATagacaaattttaattttattttagtcctactctctctctctctctctctctctctacctTATACGCTTAtacacattttctttttgttgattTTGTAGCCTATGAATGAGTTGTTTATGTACACTGTTCATAATAATGTATGAGTATCactaatctttttatttatcatcGTAAAAAGTAATGACTAATTTTGTATGCATGTTTGTTTtcattatttaataaatttgatcttatattaagataaaaaaaataatttatcacTATTAACAAAATAACAATCATCATTTATACACtggtaatatatatatatatattaggatACATTTCACATATAGCATGATGCACGTTTTCTAGTATTTGTAGGAATTAAATTCAATCATAAAACTAgttttaatatatacataattaaaattaataactaaaaatattagaataccTAATATCATAGTACATCTGAAATGTTTCCTATTTGGATTAATTAACTGGTTATATAGTAGATGACCATGTTATAATAATGTTACTTCTCTTAATTATATTTTGGTTAACTTATTATGTTAGcctctatatatttttttaatttataattattaaatcttTACATTTTATAAGTTTTAATTGGTCCTTACACgtatttaaaatttgtaattagatttttttagggttaagtacgattttgatTTCTAAGGTAtgggttgaaaatttttttcgtccCCAATTTTCTTGCTTACAAAATCGTTTCTaaaatttaacttaattttaaaatcgtattttttactaaaattttaatttttattatcaaaaagtatatatatatatatatatatatatatatatatatatatatatataaagaaaacaGGATAAGGGAAAGCGGGAAGGGAATCACCTTGCCGCTGTTCATCGTCGTTGTCGCTGCTATTGTTCTTTGTCGTTCGGTCCTCGCCACCAAATCTCACCGCTCCTCTTCCTTGCAAGTGTCGCATCGTCTGCTCAGTCCGCATCAACCTCAACAAGCGTCATTCGCGTCGCCACTGTCCACCAGTCTCTCAACAAGTGTCGCATTGTTGCCAAAGTCACCCTCGACCGCACTCTCACCCTCCTTGTTGCTACCGCCGCAACAATGGCGTCCTCCGTCAGGTGTTCTCCATCACCACCACCGCAATTTCCAATTTTGCTCGGGTTCCAATTTTGCTTGTTTCTGATTTTGTTAATCACATGTTTCTGATTCTAATTTTGTTAATCCaccaattttgattttaattttgattttttgttctTCTACTTCTGTTACGTCCACATCTGATTCTacttctgtttttaattttgatgcttttgattttgtttctgtttttaattctgcatctgattctttgttcttttaattttgatatttttattacttctgtttctgcttctatttctatttacaattttgctttaatttttgtttctaattctgCTTATACTTCTGCTTCATTGCtattgatgaagaagaaaaaagaagaagaaaaaatgactTCATTGTTTTAGCTTTTGATTCATTGTTTTTGTATttcattgttttttttatttattgttactgattttattgttgttgttgctgataattttattgtttttgttgctgattttttttattcattatttttttctggTTAAATATGAGCTAAATTTGTATAAAAGTGTTTGTTCCTAAATTTTCTCAAACAGCATACATACTAGTTTATATTCTCTATTTTCTGCTCTATATTCGTACTAGCTCAAgagttataaaaaaaaataatcttcTGCAATCTCACCAACCCAAATTCACTTTTGAACTCTAAAAGTGACATTGATTTAAATTTCTCTCTCTCAAGGTCTGCTAAACCAACACTTTGGAGTTTTGTAGTGATGAGAGATGCATGTATTTAGAAAAGTAAAATACACAATCGTAATCATCATTTATTATTACGATAcacaaattttgaaaagcagATAGATTTTcctttttaaataacaataatggtaTATATGTGCTACATTATATGGGTTCACTTAATTATTAGCTAGTATTATTACTAGTGACTTTCTCTTAAAAATTGTTGCCCTACATCTCATatgaattatatataataagatgAGATATCTGTGGTGCAAGCTAAATATGGTCAAAAAGGTTTTGCCACCTTCCCCAAGATTCCAAGAAATCAAAAGGTCTTAAAAGGTGGAGCCATTAGTGGCTAATTGGAATTGAATTCGGATTCATCAATCCAAATGGTGGTAACGTCACCAATGTCGTAGCTACTTATTAATTAggtctctctctctatatatataataagtcAAAAATTCTTAATTCTCCATCAATTTTGCATGTAAACCTTGCCCTTAATTAGAGCCTCTCTTCTAAGTTCTACCCTACCACAAAAGTAAAAGATACAACTATAGCTATAGTTATATGGCCTATCTTCATTCTTATTAATTAGTTACGATCTATGATGCACTGATACTGACACAAATATGGGACACGACACGATACGGAACACGCCAACAcgcgaattttaaaatcttataagaCACGAGGACacgcatacatataaaatataaagtattttttagataaattaaaatgatatcttgatattttattgatattaaaatataaatcaatttttttattatttttaatgtcttgttttaattatatcatatatttaaaatattttttgtttaataaataataatatatactacaTCTAAATTTATTTCAGGAATATAAGTTAAGAATAAGACTAGACACATTGACACAAAATGATATTTAGGCGTGTCCAAACGTATTCGGAAAagaattttttactttttattaagaTACGGTTGGACACAGCAAACACGCATGTCGAACAAGTATCGATAAGTATCGTGTCTGAAATGTGTCTGACACGTGGACACAACAACTTAGCAAAGTGTCCGTGCTTCATAGGTTACGACAGTATATATAAATACGGAAATATttagtaacaaaaaaaattagttaaaaatagttataatttgttttattaattattataataattaataaatattaaataaattaattttttttatctcctTAGTATTAAAGAtatgaataaataatatataatcttACACTATCAACATAAAGTAATAAAGGctagaaactaaaaaaaaaaaattgtagtGGTTAATCATTATAACAGATAATCACATATATCATAATTTGAaactttttctaattttattagTTGAGAATTTAAAAGAGAAAATTGCACATGGTCgtataaataaaatgaaatgcataaatatatatatatgaggtAGCCTTATAAGAAAAATCAACCAGCAATGCAAGCACATGTAGAACACATgcatgttatatatatatatggtcaTTTCATTTGGGAACGAATCATTTTATCTCCATATGGCTAGCAACTAGCAACTTGATCATTGCCAATAGATGTGGTCCATATTAATTTTATTGACTTTcacgatatatatatattctattaaTCGCGagttttataaatattttagtaatgtgaattaataaattttttatttattgatccgttatattcataaaaattaaaaaaaaaaaattgtatttgttGACAATTTAATCGATTAGAAAGTGATAATTGATGTTTTCTTCTTACAGACTTGGTTCTTGAAAAATGTGGCTGATTTTgagtatttaaaaaagaaaaagttgtaTTTACAACTaattctttctctttgtttgaTATATACTTAAGACTCAGATCAATTCTTAAATTTCATATGGCATTTAATGGAAGAAGATAAATGAATTAATTTAGTATATATAACAAATAGTGAATATATATAGagaacattttttaaaaataaatttattattttcttaattaatttctCTCCCTTGTGGAGCCAATTGCTTTATGGCCGCACCATAGATTGTGTAGAAGGTGACAACCTATACAGAGCCAAATTAGGAACACAAAGAGAAATTGATCCAAGTGCGTGGTCCTCACTCCATCGATCTCCTTAGTGGTTACGTACCTTCAAGATATTTTAACAATATGCAGATTATAAAGTTTTAATTTGTAGGTAAAATGTGTATATATGGAATGCAATTAAGTGCGTATTGTGAATTTCTATGTTGTTGGGGACCAAGGACGTGTGGCTGGCTAAAATAAAACGCcgaaaaaataattatttcttaaaaaaaataaaattcaccGGTTAAATTAGAACACGTAAATGATCATATATATGCATGTCTTAACAATTTTTGTTCCGTATATaatgagatttttttttcatttagaCATTGTTCTTTTCACACAAAATCAATCAACTACAActgagggaaaaaaaaaagaggacaAAAAATGAAGATATTTTCTATCTATTTGATTCAATGAGTATTACGATTGCACGCATAGGTAATAACAAGCaattttgattgaaaattaCGAGCAAGTGCTACAAGTATACTATCTATTTTTCACGATGTAAACttttagaataattaatttcgtaaaatatatagtattagaatattttatgattaaaaagtgtaaaattaatttttatattacttCTAAAAAAATTGgcataaaataacataaaaagaaatatataataattcatgTGGTACGGTATGTGCCTCTACCATGACACACAATGCGcgagaaaaattttaaatgtatcGAGAACATCGATATCTCAATTATTTTAACCgttaatttcaattaatatatattatatatattttttataatttaaatcaacggttaaaacaattaaaatatcGGTATTTTCAATACCTTTCAAACTCTTTCCAGTGCGTGTATGGTAATTAATTACTTCCATCTATGATAAAGATTGAACTTGAAATTATTAATGTGAAATTAATAGAAACAACAATTGATGGAAAATGTCTCAACAACCATCTTAAAATTCTCTGGAAATTCTGTGAGCATTCAATGAACGTGCAAAAGAAGTATGTAGGTGCATTGCCTTTGTGATATGCACCGGAATTAAGCTCAAAAATGCATGAAAGATGATGAGTAAATTTtccagaaaaataaataattaatgatGAGAAAGAGGGTGAGAAAATAGATGGAAAAGTGTGAGGCAATGTTAGGCAACAATTAAAGCCTTTACAGAAATTCAATGTTGATGgagaaaaattattaatcaaatatGTACCATCCACCAGTCCAATAAAATCACAACATGtggataataaaataaattaactaaaatatttttattcaaaattaatataaaatgtGACATCATTGTGAGAGACAGCATAACCGAATCCACAttatgttattatatatataataattggtttatttggttaattattaattaaacttGATCACTTTTTGACAAAATGTCAGGTAAATGAGCCGTTTGGTTTGGTAAAAAGTGAGATtatgtatatacatatatgtaGGGTATAACACTATAACTATAGTAGAAGATAAGTCATATTCATATATGAATATATcatagaaaaatttttaagtgtaCCGTGATACCGGtgttttagtaatttttaattattgattttaattataaaaaatatatataatatatataattaagatcaataattaaaaattattgatatACCGCTACGACGGTACACTTAAAAATCTTTCAATACGATGATGCCGTTGCCGTATTTTCTAGATAACAAGCAAAGTCTTAACCGGCGGCATAACACATCACAGCACACAAAATCACACATGCCACTATTCATCCAGTTAACATTATAATATATAGTttcaaattaaattcaatattttattattcGTACTAGCTACTATTGCTAGCACTATAGTATAAAGTAGTACAATATAGTCATCATCCATATCCATATGATTATGATTTAACATACATGTATGCATGATGCATACATAACATGAAACCCATCCACCGATAGATCTGACCCAACTAACCCACAATATTAACCCCACCAACCAATATAACTCcctctttttatttatctataaatATAATACTCTCACCCTTTTCCTCAATTCCCATTCTCCAAACTAAAACAAATATAacattcttattcttcttcttattattatCTTAAGCTATCATGGGAGAGGTTTGTTTTGATTCTTATTCTATTCTATATTTCTATTCCATGCATCTAATTATATTTGGCCTTTGTGTTTTGTATCTGATTTTTGTGGCGGTTTAATTTGTTGTGGCAGAAGCAAAAGGAGCAGCCAAAGAATGAAACGGAGGAGAAGAAGCCGTCGTCTGAAGAACCAAAGAAAAACGACACACCCGCTCCTGTCGTTTACAAGCTTGACTTGCATTGCGAGGGATGtattaagaaaatcaaaagaacCGTTCGCCATTTTGATGGTAtgtaattactaattaattaattaattaattaattaatttagatttatataatttaaaaaataattatatatattgtgtgTGTAGGTGTGGAGGATGTTAAGGCTGATTTAACGGCTAACAAGTTAACGGTCACCGGAAACGACGTTGACGCCGTTAAGCTTCAAGAGAAGCTTATCGTCAGAACTAAGAAGAAGGTTGAGCTACTAACTCCTCCGCCGCCCAAGAAGGAAGCCGCTCCTCCTCCTCCTGCTCCTCCGGCCGAGGGAGAAAAGAAATCCGATGAGAAGAAGCCACCTAAAGAGGTATttagtaataataattaaattaattaataatgttttagtttaattaattaGCTTAATTTAGCTCACcgacttttattttttatcattattattattcagAGCACGGTGGTTTTGAAGATCAGATTGCACTGTGACGGTTGCATtacgaaaattagaagaatcaTCCAGAAGTTCAACGGTGAGAGACTTGACCTAATTCACGATGATACcaagagaaaaataaataaataaagattaattaataattaaactaatagTACTAGTACTAGCTAGTAGTATTTTATTCCTTTGAATAACCTTTTAATCaatcaaattataaattaattaaataatttgtGGCTGGCGGGTTCAGTggatcaattaattaattttttttgtgactgatcaattaattaattaataataactagtgagatttaattttattttatcataataatattaagataaaataaaaattcaggtGTAGTGAACTTCACATTAAGTTAATAGTGGAGAactgttagatgaaaatttagtcaaattagtcaaattatttaatagaCTCTgagttatcaacttcacgtaaagcCGACTGTACCTGAGTTTTCACTTTAAGCTAATTATGAACGAAGATGTTAAACATTGTTTTGTGCAGGTGTTGATTCGGTGAGCATTGATGGAGGTAAAGATTTGGTGACGGTGAAGGGAACCATGGATGTGAAGGAACTGGTGCCCTATTTGAACGACAAGCTCAAGAGGAACGTGGAGGTGGTTGCACCGAAGAAAGAtgaggaaaaaaaagaaaaagacggCGGAGATGCCGGTGCCGGTGAAAAGAAAGAGAGCAAAGAAGCCGCCGACGACAAAAAAGACAGCGGAGATAAAAAAGAAAGTAGAGGAGGAGGAGACGGtgacaaaaaagaaaaagcagcaGCGACGACAGCGACAGCAACGACAGAAACAAAGAGTGAGGTTAACAAAATGGAATACCACGGGTATCCGTTGCCATCCCCAATTTATTGGcacaataataatgaaaattttcatcAAGGTCAAACAAGTTATGCTATGGAGGTTCACCCTGGGTATGCAAACCATGGGTACCACTATATGGAGCCACCACAAGGATACATGACCCAAGGGTATGTGATGAACCATAATCAAGGGTATCATCATGTTGAGCCAGGTCCATTACCATTCTACATGAACCCTAACCAACCTCACCCTCAGATGTTCAGTGATGAGAACCCTAATGCTTGTTCCCTCATGTGATGATATGGATTTCATGCTGCTTAATTAATTTTGTCAGTGTGTGTAGTACACTATACTACACACCTAATACACAACATGTAATTGTAAATAatcaaaaggggaaaaaaataaaataagttggACTATATACAAATTGAGGGAGGAGGttcaatattattaattaataattggtTAGTTTATATTTATAGAGAAATTATATATGTGTAATATATGGTAGAATATTTTGATATATAGAGCTTATTATATGGCCGGCTGGAATTGGAGAATCCTATTGTCTAGAAAATGAGTTGCTTTTAGTTTGGTTCATTCtttgtaatatatattttgtataattaatttcatgaatacatatataaatatattccAGTTTTATATATGTTGTACTTTATAGAATAAAATTTTCAGATCTTATGTTCATGGTTTTGGTTTGTGGCCATGTGGGAAAAGGgttgtttatttatttgtctcatttgagaaagaattttatatttatttatttatttttgggaTTGTTAACTCACATGCATCATCACTTGGAGTTGAGTGTTGACAACGTCCTCccaacagaaaattaaattaaatatataattaaaaatagggTGTTGCTACTTGCTGGGGTTGTAAGTAAAGTGAAAAAAATTTACCAAGAAGAGAATAATGAATTAGATAACTGAAGTACAAAGGAATCATGACATTTTGCTACTATACATTAAAGCAATATTATTGCCGTACACATTCATCTCTCAGACATTTACTCCAAATTAAAGCAAGTAGCAACCAATgaaatgaataataattaatgtgattgaaaTTAAAAGAGTTTGATGGGAGAGGGTAGTGAAAAGAAACTTGATGGGAGTGTATAGGGGGTCCATGACTCCATGTTCATCTCCTATCATTTTTGCTATAAAAAGTTGGAAAATTTATATTGCGCCAGGACCAATAGTGCATAAATAATTGTCTAAATgcatataatataataaatttaaaaaactattttttttttattttgttatcaTGATTATCTTTTTTGATAAAATTTGAGTAGTCTAGTTTGATTCAAGTCCCACATATATTGAAAAAGGCCAAATTAATTTAGAGCCTTATCATCCTGCTatctttctttaaaaaatttgtacttttgtttgtttttctataTTCCTACTCAAGGTCTCCATCCCTTCAATTTTATGTATGAACAAAGAACAATAAAAGAGACAAATGAAGGTCCAGCTTTAATTTGTTTGTTACTTCTTGATCGAGGAAGAAGTCACCACCAGCTAGCTAGCAACTCTTCTCATGCATGCTTCATGAGGCCATTGCTtcacattatttatttattaataaatatttgaatgaTTCTTTTTATATGGCACCATCACGGTCGAAAttaaatgatgatgatgatttttgtgaCTTTATCTATTTTAGTTTAAGAGTTGGTGAAACCAGGTGCAGTCAACTTCACACGAAGTTGATGGctgagagccgttagataaaaatttaattaaatcagtcaaatcatttaACAGCTCTCAATCATTAACTTCAAATAAAGTCGACTGGATATGAGTTTTCaccttaaaaattttatttggatACAGTGTGTAAAGTATTTTATATgcttattataataatatttatgtaTTTAGATGATTTTTAAAACATTGAGTT includes:
- the LOC130960904 gene encoding heavy metal-associated isoprenylated plant protein 6-like — its product is MGEKQKEQPKNETEEKKPSSEEPKKNDTPAPVVYKLDLHCEGCIKKIKRTVRHFDGVEDVKADLTANKLTVTGNDVDAVKLQEKLIVRTKKKVELLTPPPPKKEAAPPPPAPPAEGEKKSDEKKPPKESTVVLKIRLHCDGCITKIRRIIQKFNGVDSVSIDGGKDLVTVKGTMDVKELVPYLNDKLKRNVEVVAPKKDEEKKEKDGGDAGAGEKKESKEAADDKKDSGDKKESRGGGDGDKKEKAAATTATATTETKSEVNKMEYHGYPLPSPIYWHNNNENFHQGQTSYAMEVHPGYANHGYHYMEPPQGYMTQGYVMNHNQGYHHVEPGPLPFYMNPNQPHPQMFSDENPNACSLM